The following coding sequences are from one Musa acuminata AAA Group cultivar baxijiao chromosome BXJ2-4, Cavendish_Baxijiao_AAA, whole genome shotgun sequence window:
- the LOC103982691 gene encoding auxin response factor 12-like isoform X2, with translation MEVFLYLVVQLKKSFRPWCDGHEQDFSQQPPAQELIARDLHDVEWKFRHIFRGQPKRHLLTTGWSVFVSAKRLVAGDSVLFIWNEKNQLLLGIRHANRPQTSTPSSVLSSDSMHIGLLAAAAHAAATNSRFTIFYNPRASPSEFVIPLSKYIKAVFHVRVSVGMRFRMLFETEESSVRRYMGTITGISDLDPVRWPNSHWRTVQVGWDESTAGERQRRVSLWEIEPLTTFPMYPSLFPIGLRRSWHPGASFPHDNREEFNTFMWPRGVPVDQGMYSLNLPSLGTGPWIQQRHETLLLGSEFDQYQAMCPLAFQDIRCGDILKQQFLQNQQPIQFLQQSCTSSSLFKPQDNQQQIVNPQPQCLTENHRHPVPYQQLQPPHTEQQKQLPQEANVYTQAFTMHNNHVQRQSALPSPLFENSTIPDSSLNFSSVPTPISDQDILGSAYREGNVGGSNYPRLNQSMISHPGQKSWELNFTKSQMISFDGATLLSSFPSKNSTVGNDNFTDTQTCTLFGFSKDSSSLLNSALSNSGTVNDVSTMPYTSSCFQNSFYGYLDDSPSLLQGAGETDLQSQTFVKVYKSGSVGRSLDISRFSNYEELREELGQMFGIEGLLEDPLRSGWQLVFVDRENDVLLLGDDPWESFVNNVWYIKILSPEDVLKMGKQGVDSFC, from the exons GTCAACCAAAAAGGCATCTCCTCACTACAGGCTGGAGTGTGTTCGTCAGTGCCAAGAGACTTGTTGCTGGGGATTCTGTTCTTTTTATTTG gAATGAAAAGAACCAGCTTTTGTTGGGAATAAGGCATGCTAATCGGCCACAAACTTCAACACCATCATCAGTTTTATCAAGTGACAGCATGCACATTGGACTCCTTGCTGCAGCTGCTCATGCTGCTGCTACAAATAGTCGTTTTACCATATTTTATAATCCAAG GGCCAGTCCATCAGAGTTTGTTATACCTCTTTCTAAGTATATTAAAGCAGTATTCCACGTACGTGTATCAGTTGGGATGAGATTCCGTATGCTTTTTGAGACCGAGGAATCAAGCGTTCGTAG GTATATGGGAACAATCACTGGCATAAGTGACTTGGATCCTGTTCGTTGGCCGAATTCTCATTGGAGAACTGTCCAG GTTGGTTGGGATGAATCCACAGCAGGTGAAAGACAGCGCAGAGTATCACTGTGGGAAATTGAACCTTTAACTACGTTTCCCATGTACCCTTCATTGTTCCCTATTGGCCTTAGACGTTCTTGGCATCCTGGAGCTTCCTTTCCTCATG ACAATAGAGAAGAGTTTAATACTTTCATGTGGCCGAGGGGGGTTCCTGTTGATCAAGGCATGTACTCATTGAACCTCCCATCACTTGGTACGGGTCCTTGGATCCAGCAGAGGCATGAAACATTGCTGTTGGGAAGTGAGTTTGATCAGTACCAAGCCATGTGTCCTCTAGCTTTTCAGGACATACGATGTGGGGATATTCTGAAGCAGCAATTTCTACAAAATCAACAACCAATTCAATTTCTTCAACAATCCTGCACATCCAGTTCACTATTCAAGCCTCAAGACAATCAACAGCAGATTGTTAATCCTCAACCACAATGCTTAACAGAAAACCATAGACATCCAGTCCCATACCAGCAGTTGCAGCCACCGCATACTGAACAACAAAAGCAGCTGCCTCAAGAAGCAAATGTTTATACACAGGCATTTACAATGCATAACAATCATGTGCAGCGGCAATCTGCTTTGCCCTCTCCATTATTTGAAAACTCAACCATTCCTGATTCTAGTTTAAATTTCTCCTCAGTTCCCACACCAATTTCTGACCAGGATATCTTAGGATCTGCTTACCGTGAAGGAAATGTTGGTGGTTCCAACTATCCACGACTCAATCAATCCATGATAAGTCATCCTGGTCAGAAATCATGGGAACTAAATTTTACGAAGTCACAAATGATCTCTTTTGATGGTGCAACTCTCCTTTCATCATTTCCTTCTAAGAACAGTACTGTGGGAAATGATAATTTCACAGATACCCAGACTTGCACCCTTTTTGGTTTTAGCAAAGATTCCTCCTCTCTGCTAAATAGTGCATTATCGAATTCAGGAACTGTGAATGATGTGTCAACAATGCCATACACTAGTTCATGTTTCCAGAATTCTTTTTATGGGTATTTAGATGACTCGCCTAGCTTACTACAAGGTGCAGGAGAGACTGATCTGCAATCCCAAACCTTTGTGAAG GTTTATAAGTCAGGATCGGTTGGGAGGTCTCTAGATATCTCCCGGTTCAGCAACTACGAGGAACTACGCGAGGAGCTGGGTCAGATGTTTGGTATTGAGGGTCTATTGGAGGATCCTCTTAGATCAGGCTGGCAGCTTGTATTTGTCGACAGGGAGAACGATGTGCTTCTCCTTGGAGACGACCCATGGGA GTCCTTTGTGAATAATGTTTGGTATATCAAAATACTTTCACCTGAGGATGTGCTGAAAATGGGAAAACAGGGAGTTGACTCTTTCTGTTAG
- the LOC103983417 gene encoding uncharacterized protein LOC103983417 produces MPIAIISFTSNHLLPTIKPTEGRISVSTCAPSMAQEASETSVASSSVSANSRWEIHDDFPSTWSAINQWPQSSHRSISSSCDEGLCISNSSSFTNTYLSGERVENQLWNQVLLNVGSGGDMHNHHGDGDNFLQTLTSKGPSRRNQMSNPACDYPKKLDTSFDFPNPLSLNTFEKHLSSYNGSTNQDEGTPQLDQHIAPSPWSSPMTPFMVQYSTSRITPVKHELPTSPSYPGNKSVRERSTSYKPPYGRNIEGESEHRDMEAPTAFPPPPSNNVFGYQFGVSSLSDLISFGDCVNRPSTELRPSRSYLRGSDSSYGRIQGHDGSSSREHGKSTGTTEGKKKRSDENSQTQLKKSKHENSTVSSLQAPKVKMTDKITSLQQLVSPFGKTDTASVLFETINCIKVLQEQVQLLSNSYMKSSRIKDHSSWGEMSKKEKAEAEADLRSKGLCLVPVSCVPQVHQQSRGPEYWMHAFRSSLFR; encoded by the exons ATGCCAATAGCTATAATCTCTTTTACAAGCAACCATCTTCTTCCGACCATAAAGCCGACGGAAGGCCGTATCTCGGTGTCTACATGCGCTCCTTCCATGGCACAAGAAGCCTCGGAAACCTCGGTGGCTAGCTCGTCGGTTTCAGCCAACAGTCGGTGGGAGATCCATGACGACTTCCCCTCCACTTGGAGCGCCATCAACCAGTGGCCTCAGTCGAGCCACCGCTCCATTTCATCATCATGCGATGAGGGCCTCtgcatctccaacagcagttcatTCACCAACACCTATCTCTCAGGAGAGCGAGTGGAGAACCAGCTATGGAACCAAGTCCTGTT AAATGTTGGGAGCGGCGGAGACATGCACAACCACCACGGCGACGGAGACAACTTCCTCCAAACGCTGACCTCTAAGGGTCCAtcgaggaggaatcagatgtccaACCCTGCTTGTGATTACCCGAAGAAGTTGGACACTAGTTTCGACTTCCCAAATCCTCTCTCACTGAACACATTCGAGAAACACTTGAGCAGCTACAACGGAAGCACAAACCAAGATGAAGGAACCCCTCAGCTCGATCAACATATTGCACCATCACCATGGAGTTCTCCCATGACACCTTTTATGGTCCAGTATTCTACTTCGAGGATCACTCCTGTCAAGCATGAACTTCCTACATCACCATCATATCCCGGTAATAAATCGGTAAGAGAAAGAAGTACAAGTTATAAACCGCCCTACGGCCGTAATATTGAAGGAGAGAGCGAGCATCGAGACATGGAAGCTCCCACAGCTTTTCCACCTCCACCCAGTAATAATGTCTTTGGATACCAGTTTGGTGTTAGCAGTTTGTCGGACCTTATCTCTTTTGGTGATTGCGTAAACAGGCCATCAACGGAATTACGACCCTCACGGTCCTACTTGAGAGGTTCGGATTCATCTTATGGCAGGATACAAGGACATGATGGTTCATCT AGTAGAGAACATGGGAAAAGTACTGGGACAActgaaggaaaaaagaagagatCTGATGAGAATTCACAGACACAATTAAAGAAGTCCAAGCATGAGAACTCCACAGTTTCGTCTCTTCAG gcacccaaggtcaagatGACAGATAAAATCACTTCACTGCAGCAACTTGTGTCGCCTTTTGGAAAG ACCGACACTGCATCGGTGCTATTTGAAACGATTAACTGTATCAAGGTCTTGCAAGAGCAAGTACAG TTGCTCAGTAACTCGTACATGAAGTCAAGTAGAATCAAG GATCACAGTTCCTGGGGAGAGATGAGCAAGAAGGAGAAAGCAGAGGCAGAGGCTGATCTGAGGAGTAAAGGGCTCTGCTTGGTTCCTGTTTCTTGCGTTCCGCAAGTCCACCAACAAAGTCGCGGACCCGAATACTGGATGCATGCTTTTCGAAGCTCTCTATTCCGATGA